The Anaeromyxobacter sp. Fw109-5 genomic interval ATCTCGCGCCGCTCCAGCTCCACCTGCCGGGCCAGCAGGTCGCGCTGGCTCGCCACCGAGGTGTACTCGCCGGCCGCCATGGAGAAGGCGCCGGCGAGGAGCCCGGCGAACCCGGTGACGACCACCGCCTCGGGCGCGACGCCCGCCCCCGACACGCCGAGGATGAGCGAGAGGTTCGAGACGAGGCCGTCGTTCATCCCGAACACGGCCGCGCGGAGCGAGCCCGAGCTGCGGCCGGCGCGGTGCCACCGCTCGCGCGTGGCGATGATCTCTCTCGCGTCGGTGGGGGCGCCCTCGCTCATGCCGGCGAGCGTGCTGCGGTGCTCGCGCTCCTCCGCGGCGATCTCGCGCGCCTCCCCGCCCTGGCGCTCGTACTTGTCGGCGTCGCCCGCCTCCGTCTCGAGGACCATCGGCACCACCGCCGCCGAGCCGAGCCGCTTCGCGAGCCAGACGATCGCGCGGACCCGCGAGCTGGGCCGGTCGGGCGGGATCGGCACCCCCTCCCGCTCCAGCTTCCGCTGCCAGAGCTCCGCGTGCCGCCGCTCGGCCTCGGCGAGCTCGCGGAAGCTCGAGGCGCGGGCGGGATCCCTCTCGTGGCGCGCGAGCCCCTCGTACAGGGCGGCGCCGTCGCGCTCGTCGAGGAGGTTCTGGAGCCACAGGTCGGTGCGGGGTGCCATGGGCGGAATGTACCAGGGGTGGCCCCGCTCCTCACCGGCCCGCACGCACACCGGCAGTATCGACGGGCTCGCGACGGGCGGAGGCGGCGGCGGCGGCTTCCGCGCCGTCGGCCAGGAAGGCTCGCCAACCTCGGGGCGGGTGTTCTATAAAAACGGGCTCCCCGGAGAGACCCGTGCAGAAGCTCGACACCCGTGATCCGTCATTCCCCGAAGCCTGGGCGCGCGTGTGCGCCCGCGGCTCGGACGAGGACGAGGCCCCCGTCCGCGAGGCGGCGCTGGCGATCGTGCAGGACGTCCGCGCGCGCGGCGACGCCGCGCTGCTCGAGTACACCCGCCGCTTCGACGGCTGGGACCCGGGCGGTGCCGAGGGGCTCGTGCTCGGCAAGGAGGCGTTCCGCGCGGCGTTCGAGGGCCTCCCGGCCGAGGGTCGCCGGGCGCTGAAGCTCGCCGCGACGCGCATCGCCGAGTTCCACCGGCGGGAGCGCGACGCCGAGGTGCCCGCGCGCCGCGACGCGACCGGCGCGACGCTCGCCCAGGTGGTCCGTCCGCTCGCGCGCGCGGGGCTCTACGTGCCGGGCGGCACCGCGCGGTATCCGTCCTCGGTGCTCATGACCGCCATCCCGGCCAGGGTGGCCGGCGTCGGCGACGTGTACGTCTGCTCGCCCGGGGTGAAGGGCACCGGGGAGATGGACGCCTGGACGCTCGCCGCCTGCCACGTCGCGGGCGTGTCTCGGCTGTACCGGGTCGGCGGCGCCCAGGCAGTCGCCGCGATGGCGTACGGCACCGCCTCCATGCCGCCCGTGGACAAGATCTGCGGGCCCGGCAACGCCTACGTCGCGGCGGCGAAGCGGCTCGTCTTCGGGCAGGTCGACATCGACATGATCGCGGGGCCGAGCGAGATCCTGGTGCTCGCGGACGCCGCGGCCGACCCGGCGGAGGTGGCGAGCGATCTCATCGCCCAGGCCGAGCACGACGCGCGGGCGGTGTCGGTGCTGGTGACGCCGTCGGCGCGCCTCGCGGAGGCGACGCGCGCGGAGGTGGAGCGGCAGCTCGCCGATCTGCCGCGCCAGGAGATCGCGCGGCGCTCGCTCGAGGATCGCGGCGCGGCCGTCGTGACGAAGGACCTCGCCGAGGCGGTGCGGCTCGCGGACGCGTTCGCCCCCGAGCACCTCGCGCTGCACGCGCGCAACGCGGCGTCGCTCGTCTCCAGGCTCTCGCGTGCGGGGGCGGTGTTCGTCGGGACCAGCACGCCGGAGGCGGTGGGCGACTACCTCGCCGGCCCGAGCCACGTGCTCCCCACGGCGGGCACCGCCCGGTTCGCCTCGCCGCTCTCCGTCGCGACCTTCCGCAGGCGGATGAGCGTGCTCGAGCTCACGCCGCGCGCGCTCGCCGCGGTGGCGCCCGCCGTCGAGGCGCTCGCGAAGGCGGAGGGGCTCGAGGGACACTGGCGCGCGGTGGCGGTCCGGGTCGCGAAGACGGCCGCTCCCGCGCGCGCGGGCAAGAGCGGCGCGCGCCGCGGCGGTGCGTCGAAGGCGGCGGCGTCCGGCGCGAAGCGCCGCGGGGCCCGCGTGGCGGCGGGCAGGAGGGCGCGGTGAAGCAGGCGAGCCCGAGGGCCGGTGGGGCGAAGGCGCGCCGCGGACAGGTGGCGCGGAAGACCAAGGAGACCGACGTCTCGGTCGAGCTGCGGCTCGAGCCCGGCGAGTCCAGCATCGCGACCGGCCTCCCGTTCTTCGATCACATGCTCGACCAGATCGCCCGCCACGGCGGCCTGACCCTCTCCGTCCAGGCCAAGGGCGACCTCCAGGTCGACGCCCACCACACCGTGGAGGACGTCGGCATCGGGCTCGGCGAGGCGCTGCGGCAGGCGACCGCCGACAAGGCCGGGCTCGCCCGTTACGGCGTCGCGGTGGTCCCGCTCGACGAGGCGCTCGTCGAGGCGGTGGTGGACCTCTCCGGCCGGCCGCACCTGACCTTCAACGCGAAGCTCCCCTCCGGCAAGCGCTTCATCGGCGCCTACGACGTGGACCTCACGCAGGACTTCCTGCAGGCCTTCGTGAACCACGCGCGCATCTGCCTGCACGTGAACGTGCGGTACGGGCGGAACCTGCACCACGTGGTGGAGGCGATCTTCAAGGCCACCGCCCGCGCGCTCCGCGCGGCCACGGCGCGCGAGGGCACCGCCCTGCCGTCCACCAAGGGGCTGCTATGAGGCTGCGCGAGCGCATGCGCGCCCACGAGGGGGGGAGCCGAGCGCTCCCCCGGTTCGAATGACGCGCCCGCCGGGGACCATCGCGCTGGTGGATTACGGGGCGGGGAACCTCCGCTCCGTCGAGAACGCGCTGCGCGAGGTCGGAGCGCAGGTCGTCGTCACGCGCGATCCGGAGGCGGTGCGGCGGGCCGACCGCGTGGTGGTGCCGGGGCAGGGCTCCATGCCGGAGTGCGCCGAGGCGATGCGCCGGAGCGGCGTCGCGGAGGCGCTGCGCGACGCCATCGCGCGCGGCGCGCCGGTGCTCGGCATCTGCGTGGGGCTGCAGATCCTGTTCGAGGAGGGCGAGGAGGCCGGCGGAGCGAAGGGGCTCGGCATCGTGCAGGGCCGGATCCGGCGCCTGCCCGCGGGCGTGAAGCTCCCGCACATCGGCTGGTCGCCGGTGCGGCTCGTGGGGTCGCGCCCGCCGCTCTTCGCCCCGATGGACGGCGCCTACGTCTACTTCGCGCACTCCTACGCCGCTCCGGCGGACGCGCCCGGCGTCGCGCTCGTGACGACGCACGGCGAGACGTACTGCGCGGCGCTCGCGCGCGAGAACCTGTTCGCGGTCCAGTTCCACCCCGAGAAGAGCCAGCAGGTCGGGCTCGCGCTGCTGTCGCGCTTCGTCGCGATCTAGGAGGCCCCTTGCTCGTCATCCCCGCCATCGACCTCATGGGCGGCGAGGCCGTCCGGCTCGAGAAGGGCGACTTCGCGACCAAGACGGTCTACGCGCGGCACCCCGCCGAGAAGGCGGAGGAGTTCGCCCGGGCCGGCGCGACGCTGCTGCACGTGGTCGACCTCGACGGCGCGAAGGCGGGCTGGCCGGTGAACCTCGACGCGGTGCGCGCCATCTGCGAGGTGCCGGGCATCGAGGTGGAGCTGGGCGGAGGGCTGCGCTCGCTGCCCGACATCGAGAAGGTGCTCGCGCTCGGCGTGCGCTACGTGGTGCTCGGGACGGCGGCCGTCGAGCGGCTGGGCCTCGTGGAGCAGGCGTGCCAGCGGTTCCCCGGCCAGGTCCGCGCCGGCATCGACGCCCGCAACGGCGAGGTGAAGATCGCCGGCTGGCTCGAGGGGACGGGCCTCGCCGCGGTGGACGTGGCGCGCAAGGTCAAGGGCGCCGGCGTGGGGCTCGTCGAGTACACGGACGTGGCGCGCGACGGCATGTTCACCGGGGTCGACGCGGCGGGGGCGGCGCGGATCCAGGCCGAGGCCGGCATCCCGGTGGTCGCCTCCGGCGGGGTCGCCTCCCTCGACGACGTCACGGCCTGCCGCGCCGCGGGCCTCGCCGGGGTCATCGTGGGGAAGGCCCTCTACGAGCGCCGCATCGACCTCGCCGCGGCGATCCGCGCGGCGGCCGCCTAGGATCGGATCGTCCCATGCCCGCAAAGCGCATCATCCCCTGCCTCGACGTGAAGGGCGGCCGCGTCGTGAAGGGGGTCAACTTCAAGAACCTGCGCGACGCCGGCGATCCCGTCGAGGCCGCGCAGCGCTACGACGCCCAGGGGGCGGACGAGGTCACCTACCTCGACATCGCCGCCACGCAGGAGAACCGCGGCACGCTGCTCGACCTCGTCACCCGCACCGCCGCGCGCGTCTTCGCGCCGCTGACGGTGGGCGGCGGCGTGCGCAGCGAGGAGGAGTTCGTCGCGCTGCTGCGCGCGGGGGCGGACAAGGTCTCCGTCAACTCCGCGGCGGTGAAGGACCCGTCGCTCGTGGACCGGCTCTCCCGCATCGCGGGCGCGCAGGCGCTGGTCGTGGCCATCGACGTGAAGCGGCGGCCCCACACCTCCCCACGGGAGTGGGAGGTCTACGTGGCGGGCGGGTCGCGGCCCACGGGGCTCGAGGGCGTGGCCTGGGCGCGCGAGGTGGCCCGCCGCGGCGCGGGCGAGCTCCTCCTCACCAGCATGGACCGCGACGGGACGCGGGCGGGCTACGACCTCGAGCTCCTCGAGCGGGTGTGCGAGGCCGTGAGCATCCCGGTCATCGCCTCCGGCGGCGTCGGCACGCTCGAGCACCTCGCCGAGGGGCTGCGCATCGCCGACGCCGCGCTGGCCGCCTCGATCTTCCACGACGGCCAGCACACGGTGCAGGAGGCCAAGGCCTACCTGCGCGGCCAGGGCATCGAGGTGAGGCCATGACGCCGGCCATGGCCGCGCGCCGGGAAGCGCTCGTCGCAGGGCCCAGGGCCCGAGACGAGCGCCAAGGGCCCCGGCGAGCCGGGGTGGGGCCCCGCGAGCTCCGCTCGCGGGGCGGGGCGGCACGCCCCGTCGAGATCGAGGTGAGGCCATGACGCGGCCCATGGCCGCGCGCCGGGAAGCGCTGGCGGCAGAGGCTCGGGCCCGAGTCGAGGGCCTCGTCGCGCGGGTGAAGTTCGACGAGCGCGGGCTCGTCCCCGTGGTGGCGCAGGACGAGGACGGCACCGTCCTCATGGTCGCGTGGGCGAACCGCGAGGCGCTCCTCGACACGGCGAGGACGGGGCGGGCGACGTACTGGTCGCGGAGCCGCCGGGCCATCTGGGTGAAGGGTGACACGAGCGGCCACGTCCAGGAGGCGCGGGCGATGGCGCTCGATTGCGACGGGGATACCGTCCTTTACGTGGTCCGGCAGACCGGGCCGGCGTGCCACACCGGCACGCGCAGCTGCTTCTCGGAGAGACTGGAGATTCCATGGCAGACGAGCGCTTCCTCGCCCAGCTCTGGGCCACGATCGAGTCGCGCAAGGCGGACCTCGGGGCGACCGAGAGCTACACCCGGCAGCTCCTCTCGAACCCCTCCCGCGCCCGGCGGAAGGTCATCGAGGAAGCGTACGAGGTGAACGAGGCGCATCAGGCCCTGGAGAGCGGGCGGGACTCGAAGGACCACCTCGCCCACGAGGCGGCGGACCTGCTCTATCACCTGTACGTGCTCCTCGCGTCCGCGGACGTGACCCCGGCGGAGGTCTACGCGGTGCTCGAGCGGCGGCACGGCGCGCCGCGCCGATCCAAGGCGGGCGGGGGTGGAACCCCTTGACGGGGGTGGGGATTTCGGCTAATAGCCGCCCCTCAGCCGCACGGAGAGCCGGGCGTCCGAGGGTGCCCGGCTCGTTTGCGTTTCGGCGGTAAACCCGAGAGACACCGAAGAAAGAGCGGAGACGAACTGAATGACCGGCGTGCGCGTCAAGGACGGCGAGTCCTTCGAGAATGCGATGAAGCGCTTCAAGAAGCAGTGCGAGAAGGCGGGCATCCTCTCGGAGATCCGCAAGCGCGAGCACTACGAGAAGCCGTCCGTGAAGCGCAAGAAGAAGGCCCTCGCCGCCAAGAAGCGCGCGATGAAGAAGATGCGGAAGAGCTTCTAGCCGCTCGGGAGGGGTCACGATGGCGCTGAAGGAGACGCTCGACGCGGACATGAAGGCCGCGATGCGCGAGAAGGACGCGGCGAAGCTGAGCGTGATCCGCATGCTGAAGAGCGCCATCAAGTACCGCGAGATCGAGGTGATGAAGCCGCTCGACGACGCCGGCGTGCTGGCCGTCGTCGCCACGGAGATCAAGCGGCGGCGCGACTCGGTCGAGCAGTACCGCGCCGGGAACCGCGCGGACCTCGCGGACAAGGAGGAGGCGGAGATCGCCGTCCTCCAGACCTACCTCCCGGCGCAGCTCGGTGAGGACGAGCTGCGCGCCAAGGTGGACGAGGCGATCGCCCGGACCGGGGCGAAGGGGCCGAAGGACATGGGGGCGGTGATGAAGGCCCTCCTGCCCGAGGTGCAGGGCCGCGCGGAGGGGAAGGCGGTCAGCGACATGGTGAAGGCGCGCCTCGCCGCGAAGTAGCGCCGTTCCCACCGGCGCGCGGGGGTCCGCGCGTCCGCACCGGAGAGGAAGCTCCTGATCCCCGAGGCGCTCATCGAGCAGGTCCGGGATCGCGTGGACGTCGTGGCGGTGATCGGCCGCCACGTGGAGCTCAAGAGGTCCGGGCGGACTTGGAAGGGTTGCTGCGTGTTCCACGGGGAGCGCACGCCGAGCTTTCACGTGTACCCGGAGGACAAGCACTTCAAGTGCTATGGCTGCGGCGCGTACGGCGACGTGTTCACGTTCCTGCAGCGGCTCGAGGGCAAGGAGTTCCCCGAGGTGGTGAAGGCGCTCGCGCAGGAGGTGGGGATCGAGATCCCCGACGCGGCGGAGGAGGACGGCGCCGAGGCGCGCCAGCGCCGCAAGGAGCGCAACGAGGTCCTCGCCGCCTGCGAGGCCGCGGCGCGCTACTGGGCGGCCCGCCTGCAGAGCCGCTTCGGCGAGGCGGCCCGCCGGTACCTCGAGGAGCGCGGCGTGGGTGAGGAGTCCACCCGCCGCTTCCGGATCGGGATCTCCGCCGACGGGTGGAGCGATCTCGCCTCGCGCGTCGCCGAGAAGGGCGTCGCCGCCCCCGCGCTGATGCGCGCCGGGCTCCTCGTGGAGAAGGAGCAGGGCGGTGCCTACGACCGCTTCCGCAACCGGCTCATGTTCCCGATCGCCGGGATGGACGGGCAGGTGATCGGCTTCGGCGGCCGCTCCATGCCGGGCGAGGCGTCCGCCAAGGCGGGGGCGAAGTACATCAACACGCCCGAGACGCCGCTCTACAAGAAGTCCAAGGTGCTCTACGGCCTCGACCTCGCGCGCGAGACCATCCGGAAGGCGCGCGCCGCCCTGCTGGTGGAGGGCTACTTCGACGTGATCGGGCTGCACCAGGCCGGGATCACGAACGCCGTGGCGGTCTGCGGCACGGCGCTCACGGCGGAGCACGTCGAGCTCCTGCAGCGCTGCGACTGCCGCGAGGTGACGGTGCTCTTCGACGGCGACGTCGCCGGGCTCGCCGCGCCCGCCAAGGCGGCGGCGGCGCTGTTCCCGGCCGGCGTCGCGGGCAAGGTCGCCGTCCTGCCGTCGGAGGGAGGCAAGACCGATCCCGACGAGTACGCCCGCGCCCACGGGCGTGCCGGCGTCGAGGCGCTCCTCGAGCGGGCGAGCCCGCTCTCCGAGCACCTCATCGACCGGGCGGTCGAGCGGACGTGCGGGGGTCCGGCGAGGCAGGCGGCGCTCGAGGAGAAGCTGGCCGCCGTCCGCGAGCTGACCCCGTTCGTGCGGATGATGCCGGAGGGGCTCGCGCGTTCCGTGTTCGAGGACGCCATCGCGAAGCGGCTCGATCTGGATTCCGGGGCGCTCCGCGCCGAGCTCGAAGGGGAACGTCCCCGGCGGCCGGCGCTCGCCCGGCCGGAGGCCGCCCCGGCGCCGCGGCCGCCGCGCACGGCGCCCGGGAGCCGGGTGAAGGTGCTCCTGCCGGGCCCGGCGGCCGATGCCCTCGGCCTGCTCGCCGCGTTCCCCGAGGCCCTCGCCGGGATCGCCGAGGAGGAGAACCTGCCCGGGCTCATGCCCCCCGGGCCGCTCGCCGATCTCGCGCGCGACCTCATCCGCGGGCCGCTGCCGCTGGACGCGGCGCTGGCGCGGGTGCAGGAGGCGGGCGACGACGACGCGCTGCGGCGCGTCCGCGAGATCGCCGGCCCGGCCCGGCCGCCGGCGGAGCGCGCCGGCGTCGAGCTCAGGAAGGCTGCCTTGAAATCGAAGCTGGAGCGGCTGGCGTTGGAGATGGGAGAGGCCGAGCGGCGCGTCGTCAAGGCGGGCAGCGCGGCCGTGGACGACCTCTCCATCCAGTACCAGCGGCTCGTCAACCAGAAGCGGGATCTGCAGCGCCGCCTGCATTCGTTGGAGCGCGGCGGATGAAACGCAAGCTGCGGAGCATTCTAGGAAAGTTCGCCGGGCTCGCCCGTCCCAGACCCGTTACAAAGGCGCCACATCGTGCAGAGCAGTCGAAGGAGCCGAGGCACATGACCACGAAGGCCGCGAAGAAGCCGCTCAAGAAGCCCGCCGCCAAGCCGAAGGCGAAGCCGGCGCCGCGGGAGAAGGAGCGGCTCGCGAAGGCCGCGAAGGCGAAGGCCGCGCCGAAGCACGCAGGGAAGGTCGCCCGCTCGCCCGCCAAGGTGGAGAAGGCGGCGCACGCCCAGAAGCCGCAGAAGGCTGCGCCCCGCAAGCCGGAGAAGGCCGAGAAGGTGGTCGAGAAGGCCGCGCGGGCGCCGGAGAAGGCGGAGAAGGCGGAGAAGGTCTCGAAGAAGAAGGTCGAGGCCGTCGCGCCGGTCGCGGTGGTGCCGCCGAAGGGGAAGGGGCCGAAGCTCCGCAAGGCGGCGAAGCCGTTCGACGGCGAGGAGGCCGACGCCGAGGAGGGCGAGGAGGTCGAGGCCGCCGCGGACGACGACGAGCTCGACGAGGACCTGCCCCAGGACGACATGAGCGACATCACCGAGCGGTCCGAGGTGAAGGCGCTCATGCAGCGGGGCCGCGAGAAGGGCTTCCTCACCTACGACGAGGTGAACGACGCCCTCCCCTCAGACATCGGCTCGGACCAGATCGACGACGTCATGTCGATGTTCGGCGAGCACGACATCGAGGTGGTCGACGGCGCAGAGAAGAAGATGAAGCTCCCGGACAAGCCGCCGGAGCCCGAGGGCAAGGCGGAGGCCGAGGAGGAGAAGGACGAGGACGAGGACCCCGGCTACGGCAAGTCCAACGACCCGGTCCGCATGTACCTGCGGAAGATGGGGTCGGTGTCGCTCCTCACGCGCGAGGGCGAGGTCGAGATCGCCAAGCGGATCGAGGAGGGCGAGAAGGAGATCCTGGCGGCGGTGCTCTCGTCGAGCATCGCGATCCGCGAGATCCTCGAGCTCGGCGAGCGGCTGCGGAAGGGCAAGATCCGGGTCCGCGAGATCATCAA includes:
- the hisB gene encoding imidazoleglycerol-phosphate dehydratase HisB; this translates as MKQASPRAGGAKARRGQVARKTKETDVSVELRLEPGESSIATGLPFFDHMLDQIARHGGLTLSVQAKGDLQVDAHHTVEDVGIGLGEALRQATADKAGLARYGVAVVPLDEALVEAVVDLSGRPHLTFNAKLPSGKRFIGAYDVDLTQDFLQAFVNHARICLHVNVRYGRNLHHVVEAIFKATARALRAATAREGTALPSTKGLL
- the rpsU gene encoding 30S ribosomal protein S21 codes for the protein MTGVRVKDGESFENAMKRFKKQCEKAGILSEIRKREHYEKPSVKRKKKALAAKKRAMKKMRKSF
- the hisE gene encoding phosphoribosyl-ATP diphosphatase, with protein sequence MADERFLAQLWATIESRKADLGATESYTRQLLSNPSRARRKVIEEAYEVNEAHQALESGRDSKDHLAHEAADLLYHLYVLLASADVTPAEVYAVLERRHGAPRRSKAGGGGTP
- the hisF gene encoding imidazole glycerol phosphate synthase subunit HisF, producing MPAKRIIPCLDVKGGRVVKGVNFKNLRDAGDPVEAAQRYDAQGADEVTYLDIAATQENRGTLLDLVTRTAARVFAPLTVGGGVRSEEEFVALLRAGADKVSVNSAAVKDPSLVDRLSRIAGAQALVVAIDVKRRPHTSPREWEVYVAGGSRPTGLEGVAWAREVARRGAGELLLTSMDRDGTRAGYDLELLERVCEAVSIPVIASGGVGTLEHLAEGLRIADAALAASIFHDGQHTVQEAKAYLRGQGIEVRP
- the hisH gene encoding imidazole glycerol phosphate synthase subunit HisH produces the protein MTRPPGTIALVDYGAGNLRSVENALREVGAQVVVTRDPEAVRRADRVVVPGQGSMPECAEAMRRSGVAEALRDAIARGAPVLGICVGLQILFEEGEEAGGAKGLGIVQGRIRRLPAGVKLPHIGWSPVRLVGSRPPLFAPMDGAYVYFAHSYAAPADAPGVALVTTHGETYCAALARENLFAVQFHPEKSQQVGLALLSRFVAI
- the dnaG gene encoding DNA primase, producing the protein MPEALIEQVRDRVDVVAVIGRHVELKRSGRTWKGCCVFHGERTPSFHVYPEDKHFKCYGCGAYGDVFTFLQRLEGKEFPEVVKALAQEVGIEIPDAAEEDGAEARQRRKERNEVLAACEAAARYWAARLQSRFGEAARRYLEERGVGEESTRRFRIGISADGWSDLASRVAEKGVAAPALMRAGLLVEKEQGGAYDRFRNRLMFPIAGMDGQVIGFGGRSMPGEASAKAGAKYINTPETPLYKKSKVLYGLDLARETIRKARAALLVEGYFDVIGLHQAGITNAVAVCGTALTAEHVELLQRCDCREVTVLFDGDVAGLAAPAKAAAALFPAGVAGKVAVLPSEGGKTDPDEYARAHGRAGVEALLERASPLSEHLIDRAVERTCGGPARQAALEEKLAAVRELTPFVRMMPEGLARSVFEDAIAKRLDLDSGALRAELEGERPRRPALARPEAAPAPRPPRTAPGSRVKVLLPGPAADALGLLAAFPEALAGIAEEENLPGLMPPGPLADLARDLIRGPLPLDAALARVQEAGDDDALRRVREIAGPARPPAERAGVELRKAALKSKLERLALEMGEAERRVVKAGSAAVDDLSIQYQRLVNQKRDLQRRLHSLERGG
- a CDS encoding GatB/YqeY domain-containing protein is translated as MALKETLDADMKAAMREKDAAKLSVIRMLKSAIKYREIEVMKPLDDAGVLAVVATEIKRRRDSVEQYRAGNRADLADKEEAEIAVLQTYLPAQLGEDELRAKVDEAIARTGAKGPKDMGAVMKALLPEVQGRAEGKAVSDMVKARLAAK
- a CDS encoding VIT1/CCC1 family protein, translated to MAPRTDLWLQNLLDERDGAALYEGLARHERDPARASSFRELAEAERRHAELWQRKLEREGVPIPPDRPSSRVRAIVWLAKRLGSAAVVPMVLETEAGDADKYERQGGEAREIAAEEREHRSTLAGMSEGAPTDAREIIATRERWHRAGRSSGSLRAAVFGMNDGLVSNLSLILGVSGAGVAPEAVVVTGFAGLLAGAFSMAAGEYTSVASQRDLLARQVELERREIAEAPEEEAAELTLIFKQKGLSTEQASRTAAELLKNPASAADTLVREELGLDPEDLGSPIGAAVASFALFSVGALVPVLPFLFTTGTPAVAIAAALAGTLLAAVGGLLGFLSGTSVVRSAARMVGLAAVAAGVTYAVGRIFGATVS
- the hisA gene encoding 1-(5-phosphoribosyl)-5-[(5-phosphoribosylamino)methylideneamino]imidazole-4-carboxamide isomerase, with the protein product MLVIPAIDLMGGEAVRLEKGDFATKTVYARHPAEKAEEFARAGATLLHVVDLDGAKAGWPVNLDAVRAICEVPGIEVELGGGLRSLPDIEKVLALGVRYVVLGTAAVERLGLVEQACQRFPGQVRAGIDARNGEVKIAGWLEGTGLAAVDVARKVKGAGVGLVEYTDVARDGMFTGVDAAGAARIQAEAGIPVVASGGVASLDDVTACRAAGLAGVIVGKALYERRIDLAAAIRAAAA
- the hisD gene encoding histidinol dehydrogenase — its product is MQKLDTRDPSFPEAWARVCARGSDEDEAPVREAALAIVQDVRARGDAALLEYTRRFDGWDPGGAEGLVLGKEAFRAAFEGLPAEGRRALKLAATRIAEFHRRERDAEVPARRDATGATLAQVVRPLARAGLYVPGGTARYPSSVLMTAIPARVAGVGDVYVCSPGVKGTGEMDAWTLAACHVAGVSRLYRVGGAQAVAAMAYGTASMPPVDKICGPGNAYVAAAKRLVFGQVDIDMIAGPSEILVLADAAADPAEVASDLIAQAEHDARAVSVLVTPSARLAEATRAEVERQLADLPRQEIARRSLEDRGAAVVTKDLAEAVRLADAFAPEHLALHARNAASLVSRLSRAGAVFVGTSTPEAVGDYLAGPSHVLPTAGTARFASPLSVATFRRRMSVLELTPRALAAVAPAVEALAKAEGLEGHWRAVAVRVAKTAAPARAGKSGARRGGASKAAASGAKRRGARVAAGRRAR